The following DNA comes from Streptomyces sp. NBC_00273.
GAGCCGGTATCTGGTCTGGGCGTGGGGAAGGGCGCCTGTCGGTCGAAGTAGCCACATTGCAGGACGGGTTGACGGCCCGCGGCCTACGATCGCAGCATGACGAGCACCCGTGAGGCCCCTACCAGGCTGCGGTTTCTGTCGCTGGAGATCACCGGTCGCTGCCAGCTCTCCTGCCCGTCGCTGTGCTACGCCGGCTCGGGGCCGACGCGCAGCCACGCCAGCATGAGCGACGGCGACTGGTTCCGGACCATCGACCAGGCCGTCGCTCTTGGCGTCGAGGAGGTCCAGATGATCGGCGGCGAGCCGACGCTCCACCCCGGCTTCGCCTCGATCGCCCGGCACGCGGTCGATTCCGGCCTGCGGGTCCGGGTCTACAGCAACCTCTTCCGTATCCGCGACGAGCACTGGCGGCTGCTGGAGCACCCCAGGGTCCGGCTGGCGACGACGTACCACAGCAGCGTCGCGGCCGAGCACGACGAGGTCACCGGCCGCCCAGGCTCGCACCAGGCGACGCGCGCCAACATCGTCGAGGCGGTCAAGCGCGGCATCGCGTTGAAGGTCGCTGTCCTTCACGCCGGCGACCAGGAGCGGGCCGAGCGGGCCCGCGCGGAGCTGGAGGCCTTCGGCGTCCGCGACGTGCACGTCGGAACGGTGCGGGCCGTCGGCAACGCGGCGGGTACCGCGCTGCCGTCCACCGCCGAGCTGTGCGGGCGGTGCGGGGACCAACGGGCCACGGTCCTGCCGGGCGGGGATGTGGCGGTCTGCGAGATCGGGCGCTTCCTGACCGCGGGCAACGTCCTGAACGCCGGCCTGGATTCGGTTCTGTCCAGCCCGCGGTGGGCCGAGGCGAGCGCGAGCATCCCGCGGCGGACGGACCCGACGGCCTGCCACCCGGACTGCCAGCCCTCCAACTCCGATTCCTGCGACCCCGGCAAGAACGACCCCTGCGACCCGATGGGCTACGCACCCGCGACGCTCGGCGCGCCCGCGGCCGCCGTGCCCACGCTCCTCTGAAAGGGGCCCTGCTGATGGAGAGGACACCGGCGGGCTGGGACACCCATGCCGCACGGATGGCCAACGCGACCGTACGACCCGAGTCCCGCTGGCACGGGCCCCTGGCCACCGTGCCCCGGCACCTGTTCGTGCCCCGCTGGTGGACGCCGGCCGAGCAGGACGGCACATGGGTCTACAAGCTCCACGACGGGGCCGACGACCCCGCCGTGTGGATGAGCAGCGCCTACGACAAGAGCCTCAGCGTGATTACCCGCGTCGGCCCCCACCACGCCGACCACGCTGACCACGCAGCCGTGGTCCCGGAGGCGTGGCCGACCTCGTCGGCCACGCTGCCCGCGCTGGTCGTGAAGATGTACCAGCACGCCTTCCTCACCGACACCTCCCGCCTCATGGTGACCTGCGGCAGCGGCTACTCGACCGCGCTGGCGTGCCGACGCCTCGGCGAGGCGCGGGTCACGAGCGTGGACGTCGACCCGTACCTGATCCAGGCGGCGCGGGACCGCCTGACCACGGCCGGGCACCGGCCGCAGCTAGAGGTCTGCGACGTAACCGGCGAGCTGCCCGGCGTCTACGACCGCATCGTCTCCACCGTCTCGGTCCCGGCCGTCCCCGCCTCCTGGCTCACCGCGCTCGCCCCCAGCGGCCGCATGGTGACCGCCCTGTCCGGCACCGGACTGCTCATCGTCGCGGACAAGACCACCGACGGCGGCGCCACCGGCAAGGTCGCCCCCGAGCCCGCCGCCTTCATGAGCACCCGCCACGGCGACGACTACCCCCCCACGCCCGACAACGCCGACCTGTGGGCCACCGCACGGAAGGCCGACGGCGAGTCCGTCACCACCGGCCGCTACCCCGTGATCCGGGTCAGCCGCACCTGGGACGTGCGCTCCACCCTCGAACTCACGGTCCCCGGCATCGAGCACCGCATGGAGACGGCCGCGGACGGCACCCGTACCGCCTACATGCTGCACCCGGACGGCTCCTGGGCCCGCGCCACGGCCCCCGGGGCCCGCAAGGTCCCCACCGTTCACCAGGGCGGCCCGCGCCGGCTCTGGGACGAACTGGACCGCATCCGCACCTGGCTCGTCATCGACGGCGACCTGCCCGTAGCGGGCGCGGCGGTGCGCATCGACCCGGACGGCACCTGCCATCTCAGCCGCAGCGGCTGGTCGGCAACCATCAGCGCCCGGTAGATGCTCTGGCAGGGCACCGACCCCGTGGTGGTCGAGCGGGATCTCCCGGGCCTGGAGGCGCGGCTGGAGGACAGCACGTCTGGCGGGTCGCGGTCCGATACCTACCGGCCCGAGACTGTCAGCGGCCGGGCCGGCGCGGCGTCGGTGACTCGGTTCTGTTCCTGGACTGGCACGGCGACGGACGCGGCTACCAACGCCACGACTACACCGCTTCCCCGACCGTCTGACTTGATCAGTCTCCGGAGGCCGGTCCCTCGTTCTGGCCGTGGGTGAGGATCGGCAGCAGCGCCTCGGCGGCGTCGCACACGGTGCAGGCGATGGTGCCGGGCCGCGCGAGCGCGTCGAGTGCCTGCATGGTGCCCAGCGGGTGCGCGGTCGGTGGCGCCGGAGCAGCCTTCGGCGTGGACGGTGGAGGGCCGGCCGTGGGTGCGGCCGTCGAGCAGCCACGCCCATCGGGTCGGCGTCGAGGTGTGGGTGCGGGGGTGGGCGGGGATACGGCCGAGGTCGGTTCCGGGGAGCAGGCGCAGCTGTGCGGCGGTGACCCACGTGCTGTACTCGGCCGGCTCGACCCCGCCGCCGGCGGCCGTCTACCACAGGGGAACGCCTATGCGGTACATCCACAGTCCGGTGTCGAGCTGCTGGCGTTCGTAGAGCGGTACCCGCTCGATGGCTTGCCCGTCGGGGAGGACCAGAGTGATCGGGGCCGACGGAGAGGCATCGGACACGGTCAGGGGCGGGCCAGCAGCTCTTGCCGGGCCTGCCTACAGGGAACGCAGAGCGGTGACGCCGGAGCGCCGTACCGTGCGCAGGGAGATCCACTTCTCTGCACCAAGCCGTCAAGGTCCGCGAGGCGCCTGCAGCTGTGCTCGTCACCTGAACCCTCATGGCGGTCGCTGCCGGTGCTGGCGGTGCTTTGCGACGTCTTTGGGTGCGCCCAGCCGAGTGCACCTCGGCTGGGCGGTGAGGAACAGGATTGTCGCCGAAGTGAGCTGAGGGTGCCCGGTGGCGGTGTCCGATAGTCCGGAGCCGGTCGCGCCGGGGCGGTCGAGACAAGCGGTGCGCGAGCCGAAGAGGCAGGTCCTTCCGAGGCGGCGATGCGGTGGCGGTTCAGATGTAGGGGCTTGCCGATCTGTACGAGGTGTACAGGGTCTCCGGGCTGTCGGGGATGAAGCTGTACTGCATGGAGTCGTGCCGACGGTGGCGGCCGGGCTGGCTCACGTCGTACGCCGGGGCCTTCGGCTGGAGTCGTCCTTCGGTGGCAAGCATCTGTGCCCGCAGGAGCAGGTCCTTGGGGTTCAGGCCGAGTTCTTCCGCCACGGTCTGAAGATCAAGGCCGGACTGCCAGCTCCACTGCAATACGGAGTCCATCCCGGTCGTCCAGGTCACCCCGGCAGCAGGAGTACCGCTCTCCATCACAGGCCTATGGGCCGGCGCCACCGCTTCCGGGCGCGGTTGGGGCATATGCGCGCGCACTGCTTCCGTGTACGGCGCCCATCCGGAATCCGGGACGGGTGGGGGAGGCTGGGGAGACGTTTCAGCGGGAGGGCTGACGGGTGGGGGCGGCTGGGGAGACGTTTCAGCTGGGGACGGCTGGGGAGACGTTTCAGCCGGAGGGCTGACCGGCGAAGCAGGAGGGTTGAGCAGCTGGTCGGCGACGGTACGGGCGTCGTCCTTGCCAACCGTGCGGCGTGCGACTCGTACCTCGCGTTCGTTCAACCCCATCAGGTCGGCCACGGCGGCGTCGCTGCCGACCGTCACGGCCAACGCGGCCAGTGCCCTGGTCCGGCTCGCCAGCGCCTCGTCCATCACTGCCTGCGCCTCACGCACCCGATCGTCCCTGCTGCAGAACGCCTCGGCCAGCAGCGCGTTGCGTTCCCATTGTTCACGTGGCTCCACGCAGGCATCAACGTTTCTGCACCGTCCGCGACACACCCATCACAACCGCATCACCCGAAGGGCGTATCAACAGCCCTGCTGACCCGTGCCCTTGGTGATCACCCACAGGCGCCCGGCCGACCAGTCCACGTCCTCCAGGCGCACCCCGAGCAGTTCGCTGGCGCGGGCGCCGGAGCCGACGTAGCAGGCCGGCAGGGCACGGTCCCGATCGCATCTTATCTGCGCGAACAGCTCGTCCCACAGCCGATCCGGAATCGCCCGGGGCTGGCGCTCGCGCACCTTCGGCCGCAGCCGGGCCCGACGGTCCCGGCTTCTGGGCACCGGGTTGACCGCCGGCCCCCGGCCGTAGTGCTGGTGGAAGGCGTAGAAGCCGTGCACCACGGTAAACGCGTGCGCGATCGTCCTCGGCGCGTACCCATCCAGCAGCGTGGACTTGCCCGACTTTGGATGGCCACACCCGCGGGCATCGAGTCCGGCCGCGAGCGGCGCCGCTGCGGATTCGGCGCCGTACGCAGCCAGCCGGCTATAGCGGTCGTCTCCGCCTCGGTCGCCTGTTCCCAGCCGACATCCACCGCCCACAGCACCCTTCTCTGCACCACGGCACCAGGAAGTGCGGCTCGTCTCATGAGCTGGGTGTAGCAGCAGGGTGCTGAGCCTTGACAATGAATGCCGTGCCACACACGGCTTGGTCCTCGTGCATGGTGATCACCTGCCCGCGTTGTAGATGCCGCCCCTGGAGGACATCGAGGGGGTGAGTCGCAGAGTGGCTCGTCCACCGGGCTCCGGGGCCGGCGCAGATTCCACCCCTCGGAGCCAGCGCCTCCCCAGCGTGCCAGCCGGCACGAACGCGAGCCCCGTGGTGGGTGTCTTGTCCCGAACCGCAGGTCCCCCGGACTCCCCCATGCGAGAGTGTCCGGGCAGGGTCCACGCGGTAGCGCCCCTGCACGTAGGTGGGGAGATCAGCGCGGGCGTGTCAGCGACGGATGGGTCTTCATGGGGGCAGGATGAGCGTGCGCAGACTGCTGTCGTTCTCGGACGCATTGGTGCTGCTCGGCGGCGATCCGCCCGCCGTCGCCGCACTGGACCGGGCTTTGGGCGGAGCGCTGAACGCCGCGACGGGCGGTATCGGGGACGGGGTGCTACGAATCGCCGACGCCCGGGGCCGCATCGTCGGCCTGGGCCGCGACGCAGTACGGAATCTGGGGCGGCGCCTGGGCCGGTCAGAAGGGCGCTCCGAGCGCACGGAACTGTTGCAGGCCGCCCATACCGTGATCGTCGTCGTTGCATGGTTCCAAGCGCTTGGTGAGTCGGACCTGCCGTTCGGCGTCGATGACCTGGAACTGACCCGCAGCGAACAGCTCGCCCTCGCGGGCGCCCCGGATCCGCCGGGCGGTGCGGCGTTCGCGCAGTCGCTCGCTGCGGTCGACGCGCCCCACCCCGCACCCCACCGCCCGTTCGAGGACGTGACGGCGGAGATGCGGCTCTGGTACGGAGGGCTGTCGGAGAGGTTCCTCGGCTTCGTCGAAGGGCTGCGGGTCTGGGGCGACCTGACGGATTTCGACCGGACCTCGGCACGGCGGGTGCTGGCCACCGAGCTACCCCG
Coding sequences within:
- a CDS encoding radical SAM protein codes for the protein MTSTREAPTRLRFLSLEITGRCQLSCPSLCYAGSGPTRSHASMSDGDWFRTIDQAVALGVEEVQMIGGEPTLHPGFASIARHAVDSGLRVRVYSNLFRIRDEHWRLLEHPRVRLATTYHSSVAAEHDEVTGRPGSHQATRANIVEAVKRGIALKVAVLHAGDQERAERARAELEAFGVRDVHVGTVRAVGNAAGTALPSTAELCGRCGDQRATVLPGGDVAVCEIGRFLTAGNVLNAGLDSVLSSPRWAEASASIPRRTDPTACHPDCQPSNSDSCDPGKNDPCDPMGYAPATLGAPAAAVPTLL
- a CDS encoding methyltransferase domain-containing protein: MERTPAGWDTHAARMANATVRPESRWHGPLATVPRHLFVPRWWTPAEQDGTWVYKLHDGADDPAVWMSSAYDKSLSVITRVGPHHADHADHAAVVPEAWPTSSATLPALVVKMYQHAFLTDTSRLMVTCGSGYSTALACRRLGEARVTSVDVDPYLIQAARDRLTTAGHRPQLEVCDVTGELPGVYDRIVSTVSVPAVPASWLTALAPSGRMVTALSGTGLLIVADKTTDGGATGKVAPEPAAFMSTRHGDDYPPTPDNADLWATARKADGESVTTGRYPVIRVSRTWDVRSTLELTVPGIEHRMETAADGTRTAYMLHPDGSWARATAPGARKVPTVHQGGPRRLWDELDRIRTWLVIDGDLPVAGAAVRIDPDGTCHLSRSGWSATISAR